From the genome of Drosophila innubila isolate TH190305 unplaced genomic scaffold, UK_Dinn_1.0 184_U_U, whole genome shotgun sequence:
AGTCTTAATTTCTACAACTTCCATTTTACGCGCGGTTTCTAGTTTGTTTACTTTCAATGTTAATCAATACCCAGAACTAGGACTGCATTAACATCGTTCGAGCAAGCGATAGTTTCGCTTGGCTTTGTACAATTGTATGTACCATCATCGATATacctgtctcttatacacatctaacTTTCtctatcataatttttttaattgattgtgATAATGAGGATTGGCTGAGCAGATTTTTCATTTCGTTAATCTGCAAATAAagcacaatttatttattatgtttacaAAGAAAGGGTTGCTCTctcatacttacatatattcgTTTATTATCTACGGTAATTTTGAGGTCTAGCTTCTTCAGATCGTTTGCAGATCTGAGAGGAAATGTTGCCCTCTGCGAAAGTTTGGATAATCCCACAGAATTCCGCTTGAGAAGTCTCCTAATGTATGCCGCTTGGGTGGCAACAGCGTCCGAAAGGACAGACAGATCCGTCCTCATGCATTCTACGGAGGACTGCAATACTTTCAATTCTTCACAAGtctcatttttttctaaaaaaaaatttaaaattttattttatttcaaattaacaaagacctttttcataattatactataagaatattttttaactaaatatcTACATTGtttaaatagatatataataatataaaaaaaattattcttcaATAACTGAACTTACGTCGGAATTTGGAATCCATTTTTATACTAGAAATAAACAATAAg
Proteins encoded in this window:
- the LOC117793214 gene encoding uncharacterized protein LOC117793214, with the translated sequence MDSKFRQKNETCEELKVLQSSVECMRTDLSVLSDAVATQAAYIRRLLKRNSVGLSKLSQRATFPLRSANDLKKLDLKITVDNKRIYINEMKNLLSQSSLSQSIKKIMIEKVRCV